The sequence GCTATGCTTATCCAGCTTATGAGTGCTATAAAACGGTTGAATTGAATAAGCCGGAGATTGAGCATCTTCGCTTCTGGTGCCAGTATTGGTATTACACTGTAATTTGATGTTTGTGAATGTTTGAGTGTATTTTTCAGTGCTAGAAGTGGGTTTCATTTCCTCTATGGTTGCAGGATTTTGGTGGCTGTTTTGACAGTTTGTGAGAAATTTGGAGATGCTTTTATTTCATGGTATTGATTCTTAGCTTGAATCTAGATGCAATTTTTGTGTTCAACATGTCAATTggcattttcattttgttttctgtcTTGGTGGTGTCTTGAAGGGTTCCAATGTACAGTGAAGCTAAGTTGGCGTTTTACATATACTTGTGGTACCCTAAAACTAAGGTTTGCATTTATAAAGTGCTGATTAGAATGTTTTGCTCATGTATTTAAATCCTATCCTAATCTTCATTTTAATTGCCCCTCCTGTTTTCTCTGTTTCAGGGAACTAGCTACGTGTATGATTCCTTCTTCAGACCATATGTTGCGAAGCATGAGAATGAAATAGATCGCAGCTTGTTGGAACTGAGAACAAGGGCTGGAGATATGGCAGTTGTATATTGGCAAAGAGTTGCAAGTTATGGTCAGACGAgagtttttgatgttttgcaGTATATTGCTGCACAGTCAACACCAAGGCCTCGCGCTGCTCAGGTAATGTAATTAGGAGTATATGATGTTATACTCTTGCCATTATCTCTTATATACAGTTTCATTGTGCTTATAGGGGCATGTAAATTAAACTAGCCAACCAAAGTAAGGTGCAATCCAATAGATGTATTCAAATATGGACTGCTTATAGGGGCATGTAAATTATAGTTGAAAGGTGTTCTCTCTCTGGTTTATAAGATGCAATCATGTAGCTGTCTTTCGTGGCATGACCAACTCTACTTGTCTTTGAGGTTTGACAAGGATCTATCAGCATCAATTGATGAATCGCTGCGCGGCTAGTAAATAACGTGGAATTAAATATGACCTGTCCATTTTGAACCTTGCATGTAGGAGATGGGAAGCTGCAATTGTGGAGTGGTGATTGAAATGATCCGTGCTGTCTTGTTGAGTTATACATGCTGTTACACTATCAGTTTTGTACTTATTTTGACTGTTTAAATCACAGCCACAACAGCAAGGTGCCAGGGTTCGCCAGCCTCCTCCTCCCAGTCGTCAACCTTCTACAAACCGCCAAGCAACTCCTGCACAAGCAGAGACCGAGGAACCTCCATCTCCCACTTCTAGCACGTCTTCAAGTCAAAACCAAATGGAAGTGGCAGAGGTGGCAGCAGGTCCTTCAAAAGTACTTGAAGCAGCGGTTCCTGCAACAGCTTCTTCAAATGCCCAAAAAGAAAATGCTGCTGCGTCTGAGGTTTCCAGCGAACCTAAACCAACCGAGGAAGAAGCGGCGGAGACTGAAGAAGCGCCGCCATCATCTTCagcaaatgaaaatgaaaacactGCACCAAAGGAGACTGTGATGGAGCAAACAATGCGGGTTACACGTGGCAGATTGAGGAAAACCCGTTCTGGAACAAACCGTTGAAGAGCGGTGTCAGCTCCCCCCTCCCCCCCAATTTTAGCACTCAGAACTAGCATGTAATCAGTTGGTTGATGGTGATGGGTATTGGATCCTTTGTGACATTGCTGTAAATTTGTCACCTTCTGTTTACTAATTCCAtttgttgctttattttttgaactCAAGTTGGCAAATGTAAGGGTCTTGGGTTAATTAAGAGCTGATTGATGCAACCCTAAAAAGTGATGAAATAATTACGAAAATTTAAGCCGTTGAAAATGGTATATAAAGCAAGTTCAAATAATTGCATGACACCTGTGATGAACTCATGTGGTTGACCATGATTCACCCATTCAAGCAGACTTAGCACTCTAAAGAGAGTGCACGTATACCAGGTTACCAAAGAGAATTGCtatgaattttttcatgttaaagaaTATTCTAAGTAGGTCGGTTCGAATGAAAATGTTGCTTTAGGTATGGTGGCGGGTTAGAGATCCGGTTGTTGAGGCTAACAAATTTCACTGTTGATGGTTTGATTACGGTTGCTATCaaagtttgattttgatttatcatTTAACCAAAGATGATGCTTGATGTGTTGGtataagatgttttttaaaatatttttatttaaaaatatattaaaataatatatttttattattatatttttattttggactagtaaaattactaaaaaaaattattaatatgaaagttttttaaaaaattcaaaatttttaaaacaatataatacaACTACACTCCCAAAAGTTAATATCGACCAGTATAATCTGCGTTTCGGTGGAGGCTACATGCCATATGGACCTAATCTATGACATGAACTAGAGCTGTGGATTGGTATCGACCTCTGTAAATTGACACAGCATGGTGAGATTTTGATATCTCATGATGGAGCATGCTCGACGGAAATTTGGTGGATGGCACAACCACAAAGCCTCAACATAAAGCAAAGGCATCAAGAGTCTTGAAAGATTGCAGTTCCAATGTCTATTTTAGGCTCAACTAAAGTGAAATGCCTGATCATGCTATTTGATGATGCTGTCTGCTTAAGCAATTTAATATCAATAGTAGAAAAATAACAAGCTAGGTGAAGGCCGCTTCCTTGAAAGGTAAGGAGGACAAACACAggatctttatttatttattttttttttagggtaaaAGGAAGGGCTGTTATAAATTGAACTTTCCCTGATTCAAAACagtaaatcaaaattttctagCATGCCATTGACTTTTCCTCCAATGCATATCGAAAATAATTATAACGGTAACAATACCTAAAGGAAGGACtttcatgaatttgaaaaactttTGACGTGCACAAGGTACGATTTGTAAATGGTTTGGCTTATGATTACTGGATAATTTAGTATTAGCACGGGCTTGATTACgtgctttaataatttttattcaataaacttCGAGCGCGCCTCGCTAAGTACTGCCTACAGTTCATTGGTCTGCTAGTAGAGTCAGTATCTGGGATGGAACTCCACTGCCATGTAAAAAGGGCTCAGTATTTACGGTAAAGTCTCCTTTTCGGGGAGGTATTGTTAAGCGAACTAGGAGGCTAAAAGCCTTCCTTTAGGGCAAATGATATTTTGCAGTGGACTGCTGTTTATCCAGAGATGGTGAGCACACTCACTCTCGGTGATGAGGACAGCTTCTGCAAGCTGCTTTGCTGCACTGTTGCGATGTGAACTTTAATCTTGATAATAAAAGCCTGCTCTCAATTGTTACCCCAGAAGAGGAGTAATCAGGATATGGAAATTCTTCGGAATAtggcatgaaaaataaaatgattttttgcgGAATTCAGTGATAATTAGAAGATTAGGCTGCTGACGGATGCAAGAGCCCAGTAGCCACACCCTCAGCTATTGAGCTTCTTTAatagtgtggttgcggttactttttaaatagtttttcgtactaaaatgcatgttaatgatgtttttttatttttttaaaaaaattatttttaatatcagcatatcaaaatgatttgaaaacacaaaaaaatatattaatttgaaattaataaaaaaataaaaaaaatttaaatttttttaaaaatatttttgaaacgcaaaaacaaacggACGATAAATTATAACCCATTAACACTACAGAGCTGTCGAGAAAATGGCCCATTTTTCCAACAAGGATTGTCTGGGTAGCTGATCAACACGAACAGGTAGATGGTTAAACGTCCACTGGCTCTTGAATCTCCAAGCCCAACATAGAGACCCAAGGCCGAGATACGGTCCTTCACATGGCGTTGCCTGATGATTAGATTCTGCTGGGCAGCGCCAACATAGTCactaatcttttaaaaaattaaaatcattgcCATTAAAGGGAGAGAAAAAATCCAGCTGTAAAATTTAGACTTGCAAAAGTGGAGGGGATATAAAATTACCCTTCCGGGCATCTTGAAAGGCCTCCTGCCTGATTTTCATTTACACTATGAACTTCTCTTGACGTTCATTGCAGAAGCGACGAGGAGGCCATCCAAGAGGAAAACAATCCTCGATGTCAGTGGTATAGCTTGTGATAAACAATACGAAGGTCAGCGGTGATAAGTTAAGCCTCCGGATTCCTCATGGCAGATCCAGATATTTCAAAAACCAGAACTTAATGAATCAAACAAAGTTTTAAGAGAAACTATCAAACCACAATTCTGAAACGCTGACTGAATCATCTGTTGGGAACCAATAATAATCAATAATCTGCAACAGGATGGATCACATTCAAACAGGTTAGTCAAGTTTCCTTCCCCATATAACCAAACGCAAGAACAAGTGTATAGAAGTGCATGTGGAGGAGCAAAACTACAAATTAGTAAACTGTTATGAAGCCAATTTGAAGCTTCCAATATTTAATTTGCGTGGTCTACGAATTAACTTATAAATCCCAGATGCTTCTAAAGTTAGTGAGCTGAATGTCTCACAACTGTTTTTGCTACCCTGACACTCTGAAGACAACACTGCATCTTGCTCTCTGCATTGAATACTGTTCCAAGCAGTTGTATCCATTGGTTCAACATGCTCAGCAGTTACATCCTTGCCTTGTTTGGATTTGCTACGAACATCATCTAGTGGGCGTTATGAAACTGCACATCTGTTGTGAATGTTACCTCAAGAGATACACAGACAAGGGGTCCATTGGTGCTTCTAATAGTCATTTTGTATCGAGGGGAACCAATATCCTGCTCTTGTGAAAAAGGCATTACGTCAGATATCAATACATTTCAACAACTTTTAAAGCTCCACACTTGATAGTTGATACCTCTCATCATTATTGCAAGAAGTGTTTGGTTTTGCAGCCAACACTAATTGTTTTTGCGCTTGggtgcattttaaaaatgtgtctGGCTTGAAAAGGCactgtattaattattttttctatgatttccgatgattttgatgtgttattgtaaaaaataatacaaaaaaaattttaaaaaaaattattttaatgtattttcaagcgaAAAGCATTTTGTATCACAATACCAAGCACACACAAAATAGCCACCTAGAAAGTATCACTGAATTTGGGAAAGGATACCACAGAGATTTCAAAGAAATTCCCAGATTTGTGTACCTGGAAGCATGGAAGGCTGGTAATATCTTCTTCCATCAGAACGAGATAACTGAACAAACCAAGTAggcaaataaatcaagaaccaaTTTATATTGACACCTTAAATCAAGAACATTATTAAGGTAATTGATCTAAGATACCCAAATGGTCATGCTGGTATTTGTTGCTATGATCTTTCACTCTTCCATCACCTatgatgtaattttatttttgcttgaaCCATGTCATATAACTACTTAAAAACCCTAAGCTAGATAATCTCTCTTGCAATGTTCAACTTCAAGAGAATAAATATagcatgataaaataaaatgcttCAAAATCATATCAAACTAACTAACAAAATCCTgaataatgaatatttttataaaccaaaatcaaataaaataaatcatgtagtTAATTAGAATATAAAAGTACCCGATTCTATTTGGGTATTTCTTGAAGTAAGCCTCGCATATGCTGAAATAAACAAGAATGATAATATGTCAGTGTATAAAATCAGGTGACCGAACATTTTCACAcaatattcatcaaattttaaagtCACTTCTTTCATGATGAAGCTTATCATAGAAGTACAAAACAGGACTCAAGTTAGCAATTCAGCCAATTCCAGCAAGGTAATGAAAAAGATAAACTCATGAGCGATGAAGCAAGAGATTACCTTCTAGCAGAAGGTCACCTCAAAAGCACTCTAGgggcatattttttttccttcttaatcCTATATTTCTCCTGCAACCACACGGGACACAGCATATCAATTAATGACTTTTTGGCCGAccaaaatttcatttattaaacaGCAAACCTACTTGAGAAAATGCTGTTTTCTTCTCAAATGTTGCACTGTTAGCAATGAGAGCTTCAATAATCTCATCACCTTTCGCACCCTGCCTGCACCAAACAAAGTTTATGATTTCTATCTTAAAGAAACAAGATCACACATCATGCTGTATAAAAACTGTAGGCTACAGCATCAATGTTTTTCTGGGACACCCTTATTGTACTCTCTATGGCTAGAATTTTCCGCAATGGAGCATTGAAGTAGTAACTGATTTGGCATAAAACCCAGAGAAGTAGTACCCGGaagcaaggttgttaaaatcgcgttttgactcgtaaaatcgttcGATTTTAAGAGTCAAAACATGCTTTACGTGCTGAATCGTTTGAAAAAATCGAAAATGAGTGAAATCGTTGAAATTGGGCCGATTTCACGATTTTAACAAAATACATGCACTGAAGTAAAATTCTCCCCCCATGCTCCAGCTGTCCGGCGCCTATTGGTTGTCTCATCCACAATTGACGACGACGACGCCTCCACCTCGATCGAGCTCCCTTTATTTTCACCATTCAGCTCCAACTCAAGCGCATCAAAATCATGGTCCACATCACCAGCTCCATCATCATAAGTACGCAACAAACCATCATACGTTAACCCTTTCTCCCCTTCAATAAACTCTCCCCTTTCTCCCCTTCAATAAACTccccttcaatttatttattattttattttctggctgattattaattaaataaatggagTGGATTAATGAGGGCGGTAAGGtcattaaaactatttaataagaattactttaaaaaaaattaattgaaaatataataaaataatatttttatttttaatattattacattaaaatatttaaaaaaaaaaaactttaatttaaaacaaaataaaaatttaaaaatttaatttttaaaaaatatttttaaaacatgaaacaaaCACTTTAACTAATattgtgaaatttgattggtTCAACATTCTGATTAGAATTTAACCGACTCAGAATctcaatatgaatttttatttgaaggcttgaa is a genomic window of Populus alba chromosome 5, ASM523922v2, whole genome shotgun sequence containing:
- the LOC118062039 gene encoding putative HVA22-like protein g; amino-acid sequence: MIGSFLTRGLVMIFGYAYPAYECYKTVELNKPEIEHLRFWCQYWILVAVLTVCEKFGDAFISWVPMYSEAKLAFYIYLWYPKTKGTSYVYDSFFRPYVAKHENEIDRSLLELRTRAGDMAVVYWQRVASYGQTRVFDVLQYIAAQSTPRPRAAQPQQQGARVRQPPPPSRQPSTNRQATPAQAETEEPPSPTSSTSSSQNQMEVAEVAAGPSKVLEAAVPATASSNAQKENAAASEVSSEPKPTEEEAAETEEAPPSSSANENENTAPKETVMEQTMRVTRGRLRKTRSGTNR